Within Saccharomonospora cyanea NA-134, the genomic segment GGGTGTACGTGGGGGAGGAGGACGTGGCGAGGGCGTTGGTCGACGCCGCCGCCCCCGTGGCGACGTCGAACCCCACCTCGCAACCCACCGGCTGGGAGGGGGGCTACGAATCACGTGACGACGGCGCGGTCTACGCCGTCTCGAAAGGGGGAAACGCCGTCATCGTGACCACCAATCAGCAACAGAGCGTGAAGGCGCGCACGGTGGTGACCGAGGCCATCACCAGGCTCGGGATCTGAGAGTGACGGCAGGACACCGCTGCGTGCAGCCCAATTTGATCTTGTATTAGGGTTACGCGCACGCGCAGGCACACCAAGAAAGGCAAGTCCCTACCGGGTTACCGGCTACACGGGAGCGTGCCGAAGCCGCGATGCGGCCCTGCGACCGAATCGTGGAATCAGACTGTGAAGGATGAGATCCGTGGCTGACACCCTCAAGGAAATCCTGCTCGACCCCAGCCGTCGCCCGACCGTGGTGACCGACCTCCAGACCCTGATCGACGAGGAGGTCGCGGCCAAGGGCGGTTTCTCGGGCACCGCCATCAAGACCGGCTACGCGGCCGTCAAGAAGATCAAGCCGGGCATCATCGGCGCTGCGGTGGAGAGCCTGCTGGACGAGTTCGTCGCCGCCCTCGAGCCGATCTACGCCGACTTCAAGGCGAGCGGCGCGAGCGACTTCGGTTCGTACCTGCCCACCCGGCCGGACGCCGCCGACGCGCTGTTGTCGGTGACCGACGCCCGCGCTGAGAAGAGCGACCGCGACAGCATCAAGAAGGTCTACAGCAAGCTGCGCCCGAAGGGTAAGGAGAACGTCGAGGAGGCTCTGCCGCGCCTCGGCAAG encodes:
- a CDS encoding DUF6918 family protein, with translation MADTLKEILLDPSRRPTVVTDLQTLIDEEVAAKGGFSGTAIKTGYAAVKKIKPGIIGAAVESLLDEFVAALEPIYADFKASGASDFGSYLPTRPDAADALLSVTDARAEKSDRDSIKKVYSKLRPKGKENVEEALPRLGKLIDKHAA